Part of the Nicotiana sylvestris chromosome 5, ASM39365v2, whole genome shotgun sequence genome is shown below.
AGTACCAAAAAGCCCCTATAATTTGCGTAAAATGCACATCCATTAGCCTAATAGGATTAATGATTATAATTTATAACGAGCCAAACTACGTACACAACTTTTGTTTCTCTTTCATGGGACTTTATAAATATATCCAATAACTTAATGAGGTAATATGCACATCCATTAGCCGAATGGGATAGGAAAAGAGCAAAGCAGAAAGTTTCATTTCCCTTTCATATTGCTGCAAAATAGATATTTTTATCTCAAAGGTCACATTATTCACAATCCTAATACACAACATTATCCAACATAGGACATCCCAATCTTTGTACAACAACGAAAGAATCAagggaaaaaataaataaaaggctTTTAGCTTTTTGGAGTGCAAAATTACAGATTCCGATCCTTTGTCTtgtgttttgtttttgttgtaaAATTTTCTGAGGGGAATTTTCTCATGGCTATGTCTACCACCTTTTAGCTGACCTATTTCCTCTTCCCCTTTTATCTGTTTTAATATCAACAAAGTCCAATGCAAATAAAATTTAATGGGTCTTATTATTCTTTGGTTACAAAACGTCGCTCATTATCACATGCGACAATCTGCAGACCACCTAAATGGTAGGTACAGTACAATAATGACTTGCTCAGTATGTATATAAATTATTGTTACGAAAAATAGTTTGCTTTGAAAATATGATGTTACCTAAAAATGTTATTTCCTTAGTCATTTGCTTATTTGGTTGGACACAGAGTCAGTGAATGCAATTGAGGTAGAAGGTGAGGCTGCAGTATTAGCAGCTTTGTTGATAGTGGAAATTATTAAGTTGTTTCACATAATTTGTGGGGTGTGGAGTTGGTATTCTATGGGGGTTTTTGGCAATATTTTACCGCATGAGTTAGCTTTTTTGGTTGAGGTCATCCCAACGTACAATAATCACATATTATATAGGAGTGGAGTGGAAATACTTATGATGTgttttatgtttagttaacaacAATAATTATATATGTCCCTCAGTCTCAAATAAGTCGGAGTGGGTGATATGAATCCTCGCTTCTTTTATTAAGCTCAACTCAAATCATCATGTTTAGTCATTGTGGAATAATAATCTCTCTATTAGCCAACAATATCGAGTTCCTGTCGACAATTTAtctattcttctgcttcttctttttttgttttgttttcttctgttatttatttagttatttcagtAGTTGGATTAGGTGCTAATTCAGGTATTTCAGAATAAATTTTAGAAGTATATAGAGAACAAGCCGTTGATCTTAGACATTTCATAATGATATTGTGTTCATTTATCCTAAAGAATATATGTAGGGGCCAATCTTGGCGAATAGATCACACTGTTATTATTAATGAGGCAATGATGGGGCATCAATCAACACATTTGCTAAGAACGTCAATTTTTTCTTAGagtaagtttttaaattttttgaacaTCAAGAAAATTTACCTCATCTTCCTCCTTGTCCTCGTCATCATCAGATTTAGCCATGAGTGCAAAGATTGACTCATATTCTGAAGACTCATTATCAATAACtatcatagatgcatcttcttGGTCATCCTCACCTTCAGATTCACTAGAGGAATCTCCCCAGTCAGTCAGGGCTTGCTTTACCATGTTGTCAGCAACATCTCTTCTTTTGAACTTTCTGTCAAGGACCTGGATCCTCTTAGCCACCTTTTCAGTGTTGGTTTTGTAATGATACTGCTTATAAAGATGATAGTCTTGAATGAAGTGTCCaagctttccacacttataataACAATCATTTCTATTGAAGTTCTTGTTAGAACTTCCTTTCTTTGGGACACCATTTTTACGGATCATCTTTTGAAATCTTTGAGTGAGATACGTCATGTCAGATTCATCATTACTTGAGTCACTGTGGGCAGCTTTGAGAACTAGGTTCTTCTCCTTCTTGGGGTCTCTTCTTTCAAGATCTTTCTTTCTCTTCATCTCATAAGTTTTGAGATTTCCAATGAGTTCATCAATGGTCAACTTTTATAGATTCTTGGTTTCAGTGATAACATTCACTTTACTTTCCGAGGAACCTGGTAAAACATTGAGTATTTTTCGGACTAGCTTATTTCTTGGGATGACTTCTCCAAGGGAGTGAAGCTCATTGATAATGGAGATGAAACatgtgtgcatatcttgaatagacTCATCCTCCTTCATCTTGAAAAGCTCATACTCAGTAGTAAGCATATCGGTTTTGGCCTGCTTAACCTGAGTAGTTCCCTCATGGGCAGTTTGGAGAGCTTCCCAGATCTCCTTAGCAGACTGACAAGTTGAGATGCGGTTGCATTCATCTGGTCCTTTGCCACAAACAAGAATCTACTTTGCCTTGAAattcttctcaatagcctttctATTAGCATTCATGTaatcttttcttgtttttggGACTGTAACTGTTCCCTCACCAACAGTTTTTATGGGAACAAAAGGTCCATCACAGATTTCATCCCACAACTTTAAGTCCTCAGCCAAGATGAAGTCATGCATTCTTATTTTTCACCAACCATTATATTGGCTGTTGAATCTTGGTGGTCTATacgttgattgtccttcctcgaAGTTTGTGGAACAGCCATGTAGATCTTTtttaggtgttaaccttttaaaaagaacctgctctgataccaattgatagaaatTAAGAATCCAATaaactgtatagagaaccaggttaTCTATCAGTTCCCATGGTAAGCAACAGACTGTAAAACCAAACAGTATAGGAAACCAGGTTCTCTCTCTATTCCCACAGTAAATCGgcagtaaataaagaacacaCGATATTTATGTGGAATACTCCTTGCtcacgggattaaaaaccacgatCTACCCTAGTAGGATTTCAACTCCACTAAATAGAGAAAACTTCAGATTACAACATATTACAATCTAAGAATTAAACTATTAATCCCTCACCCCTTATAATAACTATATTCCAAGCCCTCTATTGCAAAGCAACAAACTTTGACTAACTCTAGTTAAGAAACTAAACCAAACAGTGGTTTAAATATGTCATACAAAGACACTTCTTGAAAGTAGTGTCGGATTACAAATGAAGACAAAATAAaaaaagactcaacaaacctaagaacttaagatatcttcaatctttggatctggtccttgaggttgcaacaACTTTATTCTTGAGAGAGGTGGTGGCTAGCACTTGAGagattttattctttttgatttGCAAGTGTTAGCGAGATGAAATCCCTTGCCTCATGTTGATATATGTGTGTGTGATGTCATCAAGGATGACGCAATAAAATGTCCTTTAGTTTGGCCTTAGCAAGCTACAACTGTGCTGCTGTACTATTGCCAGACGGTACAGTGCAACAACTTTTACAGTTGTAAAGTTGACTGTACGATGACCAGGGGAACTAATCCATATTTGTTCCCTCTGCTGTTCTCTTATATGATTTCGTTGAGAATGAACCAGACATCTAGTTATTCTGAATGCAAGGTAACTAATTGCATTAAGTTTCTTATCTGATTATCTCGT
Proteins encoded:
- the LOC104230723 gene encoding uncharacterized protein, with the translated sequence MHDFILAEDLKLWDEICDGPFVPIKTVGEGTVTVPKTRKDYMNANRKAIEKNFKSAKEIWEALQTAHEGTTQVKQAKTDMLTTEYELFKMKEDESIQDMHTCFISIINELHSLGEVIPRNKLVRKILNVLPGSSESKVNVITETKNL